A genomic region of Saccopteryx bilineata isolate mSacBil1 chromosome 1, mSacBil1_pri_phased_curated, whole genome shotgun sequence contains the following coding sequences:
- the OMP gene encoding olfactory marker protein has translation MAEQGPKQPQLSMPLVLDKDLTRQMRLRVESLKQRGEKRQDGEKLLRPAESVYRLDFTQQQKLQFERWDVVLDTPGKVTITGTSQNWTPDLTNLMTRQLLDPAAIFWRKEDSEAMDWNEADALEFGERLSELAKIRKVMYFLITFGDGVEPTNLKASVVFNQL, from the coding sequence ATGGCAGAGCAAGGGCCGAAGCAGCCACAGCTCAGCATGCCGCTGGTTCTGGACAAGGACCTGACCAGGCAGATGCGGCTGCGCGTGGAGAGCCTGAAACAGCGCGGGGAGAAGCGCCAGGACGGCGAGAAGCTGCTGCGGCCGGCCGAGTCCGTGTACCGCCTCGACTTCACCCAGCAGCAGAAGCTGCAGTTTGAGCGCTGGGACGTCGTGCTGGACACTCCGGGCAAGGTCACCATCACGGGCACCTCCCAGAATTGGACGCCTGACCTCACCAACCTCATGACACGCCAGCTGCTGGACCCTGCTGCCATCTTCTGGCGCAAGGAGGACTCAGAGGCCATGGATTGGAACGAGGCCGACGCCTTGGAGTTTGGGGAGCGCCTGTCGGAACTGGCCAAGATCCGCAAGGTGATGTACTTCCTCATCACCTTCGGCGATGGCGTGGAGCCCACCAACCTCAAGGCCTCCGTGGTCTTTAACCAGCTCTGA